In Pseudomonas rhizosphaerae, one DNA window encodes the following:
- a CDS encoding ethanolamine utilization protein EutQ: MSTPQCAVKKTVLLVDHRDLLFNHRGGPPGGASVARALSNEVSPNMGVGFARWEGAEVAWTVLYDEVIFVIEGCFNLCANGKRYKVEPGQMLWIPEGTELTYGGHALFGYVVHPGNWKELHGIE; the protein is encoded by the coding sequence GTGAGTACACCACAATGTGCGGTAAAAAAAACGGTTCTGTTAGTTGACCATCGTGACCTGTTATTTAACCATCGGGGAGGCCCCCCCGGAGGGGCCAGCGTCGCCAGAGCTTTGAGCAACGAGGTCTCTCCCAATATGGGCGTGGGCTTTGCCCGCTGGGAAGGGGCAGAAGTAGCTTGGACAGTGCTGTATGACGAGGTTATCTTCGTCATTGAAGGCTGCTTCAATCTGTGCGCGAATGGCAAGCGGTACAAGGTCGAGCCCGGACAGATGCTGTGGATTCCCGAAGGTACCGAGCTGACGTACGGGGGCCATGCGCTGTTTGGTTACGTGGTTCATCCAGGCAATTGGAAAGAGCTTCACGGTATCGAATGA
- a CDS encoding aldehyde dehydrogenase family protein: MTTQHWLNFIDGEWVDSAERLTILAPAHNQPVATIAQASVADADRALEAARRCADSGELTRARPAQRVTWLLEIAAQIRAIANEGAQVLCAENGKTLRDAKGEFDEAARYFEYYAGMADKIEGTSIPLGNGYMDFTVYDPMGVSLQIVPWNFPVSICARSLAPALAAGNAVIIKSPELSPLGLCVLLKALERASLPRGAVNLLCGRGRDVGAHMVSSKHIDQIVFTGSVPTGQSILRAAAENAVPSVMELGGKSAAVVFADADREQVLNSVRDGIFFNAGQVCSAMSRILIHRSIYDEVVDAIVAMVETLHIGPGEENADITPVISAAQLKGIEALCRQAQEEGAVVATGGEGVSDRSGHFMRPTVFRDVTPQMSIAQVEVFGPVLAAIAFDSEEEAIAIANGTDFGLVAGVFTLDLNRALRCSRRLRAGQVFVNEWYAGGIETPFGGVGLSGFGREKGQEALYSYVRTKNLAIRVKGE; the protein is encoded by the coding sequence ATGACTACCCAGCACTGGCTCAACTTTATCGACGGAGAGTGGGTCGACAGCGCAGAACGTCTGACTATTCTGGCGCCCGCCCACAATCAGCCTGTGGCGACTATTGCTCAGGCGAGCGTTGCCGACGCTGACCGGGCTCTGGAGGCCGCTCGCCGCTGCGCTGACAGTGGCGAGCTGACCCGCGCTCGCCCGGCGCAGCGCGTGACGTGGTTGCTCGAAATTGCCGCGCAAATTCGCGCCATTGCCAATGAAGGCGCACAAGTGTTGTGTGCTGAGAATGGCAAGACCCTCCGGGACGCAAAGGGGGAGTTTGATGAAGCTGCGCGTTACTTCGAGTACTACGCGGGCATGGCCGATAAGATCGAAGGCACCTCTATCCCGTTGGGTAACGGGTACATGGACTTTACCGTCTATGACCCAATGGGCGTATCGCTGCAAATCGTTCCTTGGAACTTTCCAGTGTCAATCTGTGCTCGCTCGCTGGCGCCGGCCCTGGCTGCTGGCAACGCGGTGATCATCAAATCCCCGGAGCTCTCGCCACTGGGGCTGTGTGTGCTCTTGAAAGCTTTGGAACGAGCTAGCTTGCCGCGTGGCGCTGTCAATTTGTTATGCGGTCGCGGCCGTGATGTGGGGGCACACATGGTGTCCAGCAAGCACATCGATCAGATCGTGTTTACCGGCTCCGTTCCGACCGGACAAAGTATTCTGCGGGCCGCTGCAGAAAATGCTGTGCCGAGCGTGATGGAGCTTGGCGGCAAGTCCGCCGCTGTGGTTTTCGCTGATGCCGACCGCGAGCAGGTCTTGAACAGCGTTCGCGATGGCATTTTCTTCAACGCGGGTCAGGTTTGCTCGGCTATGTCGCGCATTCTCATTCATCGCTCGATCTACGACGAGGTCGTGGATGCCATCGTCGCCATGGTTGAGACCCTTCACATTGGGCCAGGCGAGGAAAACGCAGACATTACGCCTGTGATATCTGCAGCCCAATTGAAAGGAATCGAGGCCCTCTGCCGTCAAGCCCAGGAAGAGGGAGCAGTGGTCGCCACAGGTGGAGAGGGCGTTTCTGATCGCTCGGGGCATTTTATGCGCCCAACCGTATTCCGGGACGTCACGCCCCAGATGAGCATTGCACAGGTCGAGGTGTTTGGCCCGGTGCTGGCCGCGATCGCATTCGACTCGGAGGAGGAGGCAATCGCTATTGCCAACGGCACCGATTTCGGCCTCGTTGCGGGCGTATTCACCCTGGATCTCAACCGGGCTCTGCGTTGTTCGCGCCGTCTACGAGCCGGCCAGGTGTTCGTCAATGAATGGTACGCCGGCGGTATTGAGACGCCATTTGGTGGTGTAGGCCTGTCGGGCTTCGGTCGCGAAAAGGGCCAAGAGGCGCTGTACAGCTATGTACGTACTAAGAACCTTGCCATTCGGGTCAAGGGGGAATGA
- a CDS encoding aromatic ring-hydroxylating oxygenase subunit alpha translates to MDSKKTVFDLVSQRKPNHSLPGALYSSEEVYRQDLEQIWHKDWIFAGHTFEVAKPGQYITLQVGDYPVVIVRSKDGEVRAFHNACRHRGAKVCEAAQGKVAKLVCPYHKWTFELDGKLLFAGNMGQDFDKSQYNLKPVHCEVVNTFIYVCVGVVKPDFESFRNAVDPFVAPHNLEDCKVAFESNIIEKGNWKLVFENNRECYHCDGSHPELLNSFVDNLSVGGTSGEDDPELTAYWNKCEKAGLPSRLVMDIHGRFRMTRIPLSSGAVSYTMDGKPAVNGRLDKSGEPDIGALLYFNYPSTWNHFLGDHALSFRVLPISATETLVTTKWLVHNTAMEGVDYDLDRLTKVWIATNDQDRTLVEGTQRGVTSPSFEPGPFSETAETGVCQFDDWYCNTMLDRLQGPIPLKSVS, encoded by the coding sequence ATGGATTCCAAAAAAACCGTCTTTGACCTAGTTTCTCAGCGCAAGCCCAACCATTCATTACCAGGCGCGCTTTATAGCAGCGAAGAAGTATACCGTCAAGATCTAGAACAGATATGGCACAAGGATTGGATTTTTGCCGGTCATACATTCGAAGTCGCAAAGCCGGGTCAGTATATTACTCTCCAGGTCGGTGACTACCCTGTAGTTATCGTACGCAGTAAAGATGGCGAAGTGAGAGCATTTCATAATGCATGTCGCCATCGCGGCGCTAAAGTCTGTGAAGCTGCACAAGGTAAAGTCGCCAAGCTCGTATGCCCGTACCACAAGTGGACTTTCGAGCTCGATGGCAAATTGCTCTTTGCTGGCAATATGGGCCAGGACTTTGATAAAAGCCAATACAATCTCAAGCCTGTGCATTGCGAAGTGGTTAATACGTTCATCTACGTGTGCGTTGGTGTCGTAAAGCCTGATTTTGAATCCTTTCGTAATGCAGTAGATCCGTTCGTTGCACCGCATAATCTGGAGGACTGCAAAGTCGCTTTCGAGTCTAACATCATCGAAAAGGGGAACTGGAAGCTCGTATTCGAGAATAATCGTGAATGCTACCACTGCGATGGCTCTCACCCTGAGCTTTTGAACTCGTTTGTAGACAATCTTTCAGTGGGCGGCACGAGTGGTGAAGATGATCCGGAGCTAACGGCTTACTGGAACAAGTGCGAAAAGGCAGGTCTTCCTAGCCGTTTGGTCATGGACATTCATGGTCGTTTCCGCATGACCAGAATTCCCTTGTCGTCAGGTGCAGTCAGCTACACGATGGACGGCAAGCCTGCGGTAAATGGTCGTTTGGACAAATCCGGAGAGCCGGACATTGGCGCGTTGCTGTACTTCAATTACCCGTCGACCTGGAACCATTTTTTAGGTGACCACGCGTTGAGCTTTCGTGTGCTGCCTATCAGCGCAACTGAAACATTGGTAACCACTAAGTGGTTAGTCCATAACACGGCAATGGAAGGCGTCGACTACGACCTTGATCGCCTGACCAAGGTTTGGATCGCAACGAATGACCAAGATAGGACACTGGTGGAAGGTACGCAGCGTGGCGTGACCTCCCCCTCGTTTGAACCTGGCCCGTTTTCTGAAACTGCCGAAACCGGCGTTTGCCAATTCGATGATTGGTACTGCAACACCATGCTAGACCGTCTCCAAGGGCCGATCCCTTTAAAATCAGTGAGCTAA
- a CDS encoding aromatic ring-hydroxylating oxygenase subunit alpha yields the protein MGTANLIPVEILETVLSPIEQAHGLTNPFYTDNLYFEMDRDHVMGRNWACIGFASDLPTNAYVKPVDFMGLPLLMMRNREGRVQVFHNVCSHRGVKLVQEPGEVQGVIRCPYHSWTYDLNGALRGTPHVGGINQHKDERFACEKHGLKPLRSEIWMDMVFVNLSGDAPALQDALAPLTERWTQFLGTDGMSLMRRESNGGAMAIEVKCNWKLAVENYCEAYHLPWVHPSLNTYSRLEDHYNILFDQFAGQGSYAYNLSDVAGTHLPTFPSWPADRMRNAEYVAFFPNVLLGIQADHAFAMMLEPIEPGKTVEHLRLFYVGDQALEPKYEAARKAVMDSWRVVFAEDIASVEGMQKGRSSPGYNGGAFSPEMDIPTHYFHKWTAQQLLDTAKQA from the coding sequence ATGGGCACCGCAAACCTGATTCCTGTAGAAATCCTGGAAACCGTACTGTCCCCCATCGAGCAGGCCCATGGCCTGACTAACCCCTTCTACACCGATAATCTTTACTTCGAGATGGATCGCGACCATGTAATGGGCCGTAACTGGGCGTGCATTGGTTTCGCATCCGATTTGCCCACGAACGCATATGTTAAGCCCGTAGATTTCATGGGGCTACCGCTGCTGATGATGCGCAACCGTGAGGGCCGCGTGCAGGTTTTCCATAACGTTTGCAGCCATCGCGGGGTAAAGCTGGTACAGGAACCAGGTGAAGTACAAGGCGTCATTCGCTGCCCATACCACTCTTGGACGTACGATCTGAATGGCGCGCTGCGCGGCACGCCTCATGTCGGAGGCATCAACCAGCACAAAGACGAGCGCTTTGCCTGCGAGAAGCATGGCCTCAAACCTCTGCGTAGCGAGATCTGGATGGACATGGTTTTTGTCAACCTGTCCGGTGACGCCCCAGCTTTGCAAGACGCGTTGGCTCCGCTAACCGAACGCTGGACGCAGTTTCTGGGCACTGACGGCATGAGTCTGATGCGCCGTGAGTCAAACGGTGGCGCGATGGCTATCGAAGTGAAATGCAACTGGAAGCTTGCGGTCGAGAACTATTGTGAGGCGTATCACCTGCCTTGGGTACATCCAAGTCTGAATACCTATTCGCGCCTTGAAGACCACTACAACATCCTGTTCGACCAGTTTGCAGGGCAGGGCAGCTACGCCTACAACCTGTCGGATGTGGCGGGTACGCACCTGCCGACATTCCCTTCCTGGCCGGCGGATCGCATGCGCAACGCCGAGTACGTAGCCTTTTTCCCTAACGTCTTACTGGGTATCCAGGCGGATCACGCGTTCGCAATGATGCTTGAGCCCATCGAGCCTGGCAAAACTGTAGAGCATCTGCGCCTGTTTTATGTGGGTGACCAAGCACTGGAGCCTAAATACGAGGCTGCCCGCAAGGCGGTGATGGATTCGTGGCGTGTGGTGTTCGCAGAAGACATCGCTTCGGTCGAAGGAATGCAAAAGGGCCGCAGTTCGCCTGGCTACAACGGCGGTGCGTTTTCCCCCGAAATGGACATTCCAACGCATTACTTCCACAAATGGACGGCCCAGCAACTTCTCGATACAGCCAAGCAGGCGTGA
- a CDS encoding FAD-dependent oxidoreductase: MEIAFKKWLCIICGWIYDEALGWPDDGIAPGTRWEDIPDDWLCPECKVGKADFEMLEISEPVTAVAQAPAPELPAAAVLPQQLAATLEQPIVIIGSGYAGYGLAQALRKANPDVEIRVVTQEDGDNYSKPALSIALAQGREPATLASETPLAIEERLGIRVYPHCCVHRIDTQSRRLFTNLGEMRYGNLILASGASPVRLPIKGAADALVSVNNLHDYHAFRDRLTVGRRVAILGDGLIGCEFANDLAASGYEVQVIGLGAWPMERLLPEQVGVQLRNALSDLGVRWHLGTTLQRVDRLAVGYSLTLANEERVEADIVLSAIGLRPNVELARAAGIECDRGILTDTFLQTSHQGVYALGDCIEIEGQLLPYLAPINQGIQALTKTLLGQPTPVSYPLMPVMVKTPAAPLSLLLPSHGTEGSWRCDVTEDGLCAAFHDLQGGLRGFVLLGKQAQTQRSTWLQRCQATQQQNVA; this comes from the coding sequence ATGGAAATCGCATTCAAGAAGTGGCTGTGCATCATCTGCGGCTGGATATATGACGAAGCGCTCGGCTGGCCGGACGATGGAATCGCCCCAGGGACAAGATGGGAGGACATTCCTGACGATTGGCTGTGCCCAGAATGCAAGGTTGGCAAGGCCGACTTCGAGATGCTTGAGATTAGCGAGCCTGTGACGGCGGTGGCTCAAGCGCCTGCACCTGAATTGCCTGCCGCGGCGGTACTGCCTCAGCAACTGGCGGCGACTCTTGAACAGCCAATCGTCATCATCGGTAGCGGCTACGCAGGTTACGGCCTCGCCCAAGCACTGCGCAAAGCAAATCCTGACGTAGAGATCCGGGTGGTTACCCAGGAGGATGGGGACAACTACTCCAAGCCAGCCCTCTCTATTGCACTCGCGCAGGGACGTGAACCTGCCACCTTGGCCAGCGAAACGCCGCTGGCTATTGAGGAAAGGCTAGGCATCCGCGTCTACCCGCATTGCTGCGTCCACCGAATCGATACGCAGTCTCGGCGCCTTTTCACCAACTTGGGTGAAATGCGCTATGGAAATCTTATCCTCGCCAGCGGCGCATCACCGGTGCGACTGCCTATAAAAGGGGCAGCGGATGCGCTAGTGAGTGTGAACAATCTCCATGACTACCATGCGTTCCGCGACCGGCTGACTGTGGGAAGGCGCGTAGCAATCCTGGGTGACGGTTTGATCGGTTGCGAGTTTGCCAATGATCTGGCAGCGAGCGGTTACGAGGTTCAGGTCATTGGATTGGGGGCCTGGCCCATGGAGCGTCTACTACCGGAACAGGTCGGCGTGCAACTGCGCAACGCCTTGTCCGATCTGGGCGTTCGTTGGCACCTGGGTACTACGCTTCAGCGCGTTGACCGCCTTGCAGTTGGATACAGCCTGACGCTGGCTAACGAGGAGCGGGTTGAAGCGGACATTGTGTTGTCTGCGATCGGTTTGCGTCCCAATGTCGAGCTGGCACGAGCCGCTGGTATCGAGTGCGACCGAGGCATCCTGACCGATACGTTCCTTCAGACATCGCATCAGGGTGTGTACGCCTTGGGCGATTGTATCGAGATCGAAGGGCAGCTTTTGCCATATTTGGCGCCAATCAACCAGGGCATCCAGGCACTGACGAAGACACTGCTGGGGCAACCAACACCTGTGAGCTATCCGCTCATGCCCGTAATGGTAAAGACGCCGGCCGCACCACTGAGTCTGCTACTGCCGTCTCATGGCACGGAAGGTTCCTGGCGGTGCGACGTCACAGAGGATGGCCTATGCGCTGCTTTCCACGACCTACAAGGCGGTCTACGTGGCTTTGTTCTTCTCGGGAAGCAAGCGCAGACGCAACGATCTACTTGGCTGCAACGCTGCCAAGCCACACAACAACAAAACGTGGCGTGA
- a CDS encoding AAA family ATPase, producing the protein MVRKQITEVFTPRSREVNPRMYVPRPYHEKDLARSFSRHTHTLLFGESGNGKTWLYKKVLTESKTPYIAVNCANASRAGSLTAEICNCIIEPGTAIKMKYNAEKAAEINAYFAKGVLKHTDTFDITQEEPLLKAFKLLSEVGNEGKNTKKIIVLDNLESIFNTTQLMTELADLIILLDDSRYADCNINFLIVGVPNGVLHYYRETKNAESVANRIYEIRKVEGLDSGQVLELVKKGFMQLRIEISAEQQIEISDHVWDITLGFAQRVHEYCEALAFEISDNDWSYDSVLLERADDSWLRNSLRHCYGVVESHLNSRETTVARRNQVIYCIGKFTGHQFDSSDIDKLIRKEFPTKVAKHMGVGNILSELTSEPTPLLSRNERTGSYMIRDPKYLMCIKIILKKDRSSAKVIKRNFTRH; encoded by the coding sequence ATGGTCAGAAAACAAATCACAGAAGTATTTACTCCTCGCAGCCGCGAAGTCAATCCAAGAATGTACGTACCCCGCCCATACCACGAGAAGGATTTGGCACGGTCATTTTCGCGCCACACTCACACGCTTTTATTCGGTGAGAGCGGGAACGGCAAGACTTGGCTTTACAAAAAGGTTTTGACCGAAAGCAAAACCCCCTACATTGCCGTAAACTGTGCTAACGCGTCCCGCGCAGGATCTCTTACCGCAGAGATTTGCAATTGCATAATCGAGCCAGGCACTGCAATTAAAATGAAATACAACGCAGAGAAAGCCGCTGAAATAAATGCATATTTTGCAAAAGGTGTTTTGAAGCATACAGACACTTTTGACATAACACAAGAAGAACCATTACTCAAAGCATTTAAACTACTATCTGAAGTAGGCAATGAAGGTAAAAACACAAAGAAAATCATAGTCCTTGACAACCTAGAGTCTATTTTCAATACCACACAGCTAATGACAGAGCTTGCTGATCTAATCATCCTATTGGATGATTCAAGATACGCTGATTGCAATATAAACTTTTTGATAGTAGGCGTTCCAAATGGCGTGCTCCATTACTATCGAGAAACAAAAAATGCAGAGTCAGTTGCAAATCGTATATATGAAATTCGCAAGGTTGAAGGGCTTGACTCTGGACAGGTTTTGGAACTGGTAAAGAAAGGATTCATGCAGTTAAGAATCGAGATATCCGCCGAGCAACAAATTGAAATCTCTGATCATGTATGGGATATAACCCTAGGCTTTGCTCAACGCGTACATGAGTATTGTGAAGCTCTTGCGTTCGAGATAAGCGACAACGACTGGTCGTACGATTCCGTTCTTCTGGAAAGGGCAGACGATAGCTGGCTACGTAACAGCCTCCGGCACTGCTATGGTGTTGTCGAAAGCCATTTAAACAGCAGAGAGACCACCGTCGCCCGCAGAAATCAGGTTATATACTGCATAGGAAAATTCACTGGCCATCAGTTTGACTCGTCGGACATAGATAAGCTTATCCGGAAGGAGTTCCCTACAAAAGTTGCAAAACATATGGGGGTCGGAAATATTCTTTCGGAACTAACTAGTGAGCCGACACCCTTATTGTCACGCAACGAAAGAACAGGGTCATATATGATTCGCGATCCGAAGTACCTAATGTGCATCAAGATAATACTAAAAAAAGACAGGAGCTCAGCGAAGGTCATCAAAAGAAACTTTACACGCCATTAA
- the yddG gene encoding aromatic amino acid DMT transporter YddG, whose product MRIKSELAATTCGLVAIILWSTAAGLIRSVSEIFGPLGGAAMIYTLGAILLVCLLGKPRLRSISKLYLFLGSALFVAYEVCLSLALGFASNRTQAIELGVVNYLWPCLTVVLAIIMNGQKARWIIIPGTAIALFGILWVVSGDGLSLLGIIANVQSNPLSYSLALGCGITFALYCNVTRRYANGQNLVGLFFVLTAIVLWLKYLFSSEMIPAISLGGSLELVAAAVAMAGGYALWNIGILRGNMTLLATASYLAPVLASAFAAVWLGAVLNMQFWQGAVLVTAGSLICWQATRQRDDSV is encoded by the coding sequence ATGCGAATTAAAAGTGAGCTTGCCGCCACAACGTGTGGATTAGTGGCTATTATTTTGTGGAGCACCGCCGCAGGATTGATTCGAAGTGTCAGTGAAATCTTCGGCCCATTGGGTGGTGCCGCGATGATTTACACATTGGGCGCAATCCTGCTTGTTTGCTTGCTGGGAAAACCTCGCCTTCGTTCGATATCAAAGCTTTATCTATTCTTGGGCAGTGCCCTATTTGTCGCTTATGAGGTGTGTCTTTCACTTGCTCTGGGATTTGCCAGCAACCGTACTCAGGCAATCGAGCTTGGCGTGGTGAACTACCTATGGCCATGCCTCACCGTTGTTCTAGCGATCATCATGAATGGCCAAAAGGCGCGGTGGATCATCATTCCTGGTACTGCTATCGCTCTCTTTGGCATTTTATGGGTAGTCAGTGGGGATGGTTTGTCATTGCTAGGCATCATCGCAAACGTTCAGTCAAACCCGCTTAGCTACAGCCTCGCACTAGGCTGCGGGATTACGTTCGCCTTGTATTGCAACGTTACTCGGCGGTATGCGAACGGGCAAAATCTGGTGGGGTTATTCTTCGTCTTGACCGCAATTGTGCTTTGGCTGAAATATCTGTTCAGCAGCGAGATGATTCCAGCAATCAGCTTGGGTGGCAGCCTTGAGCTTGTAGCCGCTGCTGTCGCAATGGCTGGCGGCTACGCGCTCTGGAACATCGGCATCTTACGCGGAAATATGACCTTGCTGGCCACCGCATCCTACCTCGCCCCCGTGCTGGCGTCGGCATTTGCTGCAGTATGGTTAGGAGCCGTGCTGAACATGCAGTTTTGGCAGGGGGCAGTGCTAGTTACAGCAGGATCGCTAATCTGTTGGCAAGCTACTCGACAGCGTGATGATTCAGTATGA
- a CDS encoding NAD(P)/FAD-dependent oxidoreductase: protein MNSIVKLPFDDTDCGWYAALPPPMSAKRLEGHHTADHVVIGAGFAGLAAARRLAEHCPHARIVLVDAQRVGYGASGRNSGFVIDLPHKFALEHPDPQHKQRLLGLNRSAIAQLGSLIKQYGIECQWSHAGKYQGAVGPRGLAYLDHFRSLLDNLGEDYRVVEQAELKGVLGTSHYSRAIYTPGCYLMQPAALVRGLGASLPENVEVLEESPIRGLERDSSGAWLLTGDHGLLRTPSVLLSTSIFTQEFGYLRNRLLPVMTFASWTRPLTDEEMASTGIQADWGLTPADHAGTTVRMTQDRRLIIRNTYKHVPRYGHSVNSVTRESIRNDHRKAFLARYPGLQHVPFTHTWGGTYAISRNFTNFFGKVNEGVFATACDNGVGAAWGTVSGRLLADRVVGADSQQLQDIQAVTGMPSLNPPEPFLGLGVRTRIRWAAWNSRSEL from the coding sequence ATGAACAGTATTGTTAAACTGCCTTTTGATGATACGGACTGCGGTTGGTACGCCGCATTGCCCCCTCCCATGTCCGCCAAACGGCTGGAAGGGCACCACACCGCCGACCATGTGGTGATCGGCGCCGGCTTTGCGGGGCTTGCCGCAGCCCGCCGTTTGGCTGAGCATTGCCCCCACGCGCGTATCGTGTTGGTCGACGCCCAGCGCGTGGGATATGGCGCTTCTGGTCGAAACTCCGGTTTCGTAATCGATCTGCCCCATAAGTTCGCTTTGGAGCATCCTGATCCGCAACACAAGCAGCGTTTGCTAGGGCTGAACCGCTCGGCTATCGCCCAACTGGGATCTTTGATTAAACAATATGGGATCGAGTGCCAATGGTCGCATGCCGGCAAATACCAAGGGGCGGTGGGCCCCCGTGGCTTGGCATATCTAGACCATTTCCGGTCGTTGCTGGATAACCTGGGCGAAGATTATCGGGTTGTTGAGCAGGCCGAGCTGAAAGGTGTTCTGGGAACCTCGCACTACAGCCGCGCGATTTACACCCCCGGGTGCTACCTGATGCAGCCTGCTGCACTGGTGCGAGGGTTAGGCGCATCACTGCCTGAAAACGTGGAGGTTCTGGAAGAGTCGCCTATCCGTGGTCTGGAAAGGGATTCATCAGGGGCGTGGCTTTTGACAGGCGACCACGGTTTGCTTCGTACGCCCAGCGTTCTGCTTAGCACCAGCATCTTTACTCAAGAATTCGGCTACCTGCGTAATCGCTTGTTGCCTGTGATGACTTTCGCCAGTTGGACGCGCCCGCTTACAGACGAAGAAATGGCATCAACTGGCATCCAGGCAGATTGGGGGCTGACGCCAGCTGATCATGCGGGAACAACGGTGCGTATGACTCAAGACCGCCGCTTGATCATCCGCAACACCTATAAGCACGTGCCGCGCTATGGGCACAGTGTTAACTCAGTCACTCGCGAGAGCATACGAAATGATCACCGCAAGGCGTTTCTGGCTCGCTACCCAGGATTACAGCACGTTCCCTTCACTCATACCTGGGGCGGCACCTATGCGATATCTCGCAACTTCACCAATTTCTTTGGAAAAGTAAACGAAGGGGTGTTCGCGACGGCCTGTGACAATGGGGTTGGCGCAGCTTGGGGCACGGTGTCGGGTCGTTTGCTGGCCGACAGGGTAGTCGGCGCGGATTCACAGCAGCTTCAGGACATCCAGGCTGTGACCGGAATGCCGTCTTTGAATCCTCCTGAGCCCTTTCTAGGCCTAGGCGTGCGCACGCGGATTCGTTGGGCAGCCTGGAACAGCAGGAGTGAGCTGTGA
- a CDS encoding BCCT family transporter, protein MRAKSGLFKGLNPVVTICSVTIVLAFVVLCATQGEQAAQSFKTASDAILDNFKWFYLAVVSGLLGALILIAISRYGTLKLGREHDTPEFSFPAWISMLFSAGMGIGLIFWSVAEPVLHYSTNPFSQGLTDESATVAMRLTLFHWGLHPWAIFTTIGLGLAYFAYCKGLPLALRSILYPIIGERIYGPIGHVVDILGVCITAFGVSQSLGLGVMQINTGLNQVFQVPVSITLQLMIIAVVSVIAAISLVAGVSKGMKRLSTLNMWMSFGLMLIVMALGPTRYILEFLFEATGDYFQHLVGLSLWTDTQANSTWQKSWTAFYWPWWMTWGPFVGLFIARISRGRTIRELVIGALLVPTLVTILWMTVFGGTALKDEQDARRLSAQQVTTEQSAGSAYEGGPLLQATKKETTAAMFTLLERLDGPVVGGVLCIFVCLLLAVHFVTAADAGTQVLCMLNSVGSINPPNWIRVLWCFLEGAIAAGLLLAGGLIAVQMASIVIGFPIALFLVVTLYSLLRSLRQDTVWPVQTMVMRAPADSASIRQLEPDEARPLTALRETA, encoded by the coding sequence ATGCGTGCAAAAAGCGGCCTTTTCAAGGGCCTCAATCCCGTTGTAACAATCTGTTCTGTCACTATAGTTCTTGCCTTTGTCGTGCTATGCGCAACGCAAGGAGAGCAAGCAGCACAATCTTTCAAAACCGCGTCAGACGCGATCCTCGATAACTTCAAATGGTTCTATCTCGCGGTAGTAAGTGGCCTGCTCGGGGCTTTGATCCTGATAGCTATCAGCCGGTATGGCACTCTGAAATTAGGGCGAGAGCACGATACGCCTGAGTTCAGTTTTCCTGCCTGGATCTCCATGCTGTTCAGCGCAGGCATGGGGATTGGCCTGATCTTCTGGTCGGTCGCCGAACCTGTGTTGCACTATTCAACCAACCCGTTCAGCCAGGGGCTCACTGACGAGTCGGCCACAGTAGCCATGCGCTTGACCTTGTTCCATTGGGGGCTGCACCCATGGGCAATCTTCACAACCATCGGGCTAGGTCTCGCTTATTTCGCTTACTGTAAAGGCTTGCCCTTAGCGCTACGCTCTATCCTCTACCCCATAATAGGGGAGCGAATCTACGGGCCAATCGGGCATGTCGTTGACATCCTCGGCGTGTGCATCACGGCGTTCGGTGTTTCCCAATCGCTCGGTTTGGGAGTTATGCAGATCAACACTGGACTCAACCAGGTCTTCCAAGTACCTGTGAGTATCACGCTGCAGTTAATGATCATCGCGGTGGTGAGCGTGATTGCAGCCATATCGTTGGTCGCAGGCGTGTCGAAAGGGATGAAACGTCTGTCCACGCTCAATATGTGGATGTCGTTCGGCCTGATGTTGATCGTCATGGCATTAGGCCCCACGCGCTATATCCTGGAGTTTCTGTTCGAAGCTACCGGAGACTACTTCCAGCACTTGGTGGGCTTAAGTTTATGGACAGACACCCAAGCTAATTCTACGTGGCAAAAGAGTTGGACAGCATTCTACTGGCCGTGGTGGATGACGTGGGGCCCGTTCGTGGGTTTGTTCATCGCACGTATTTCTCGCGGTAGAACGATTCGTGAACTGGTCATCGGAGCATTGTTGGTGCCCACATTGGTCACCATCCTATGGATGACAGTTTTCGGCGGCACAGCACTCAAGGACGAACAAGACGCTCGTCGGCTCAGCGCGCAACAAGTAACCACAGAACAAAGTGCGGGATCAGCATACGAAGGAGGGCCGCTCTTGCAGGCCACAAAGAAAGAGACCACTGCAGCGATGTTCACCTTGCTGGAGCGTCTCGATGGGCCTGTGGTAGGGGGAGTGCTCTGCATTTTTGTCTGCCTGCTCTTGGCGGTGCATTTCGTTACAGCGGCAGACGCGGGAACTCAGGTGCTGTGCATGCTGAACTCTGTAGGCAGTATCAACCCGCCTAATTGGATCAGGGTGCTCTGGTGTTTCTTGGAAGGTGCGATCGCTGCGGGGTTGTTATTGGCTGGAGGACTGATCGCAGTTCAGATGGCGAGCATCGTGATCGGCTTCCCTATAGCGCTGTTCCTCGTGGTTACCTTGTATAGCCTTCTACGAAGCTTGCGACAGGATACGGTTTGGCCAGTGCAGACGATGGTCATGCGCGCACCTGCCGATTCCGCCTCAATACGGCAGCTAGAGCCGGATGAAGCGCGTCCGCTAACGGCGCTGCGAGAGACCGCCTGA